CCGGCGGGCTACGCCCGCCGGGAACCGCTCGACGGGGCCGCGCCGCGGCGGGACGGGGTCGTCGTCGACGGGGACGAACGTGCCGTCCTCGCGCTCGACCAGCCCGAGGTCGACGGCCTCCTCCCGGAGGATCTGGCGGACGACAGCGGGGTGGGGCTCCCCCGTGACGTACTCGTGGATCTCCTCGGGGTCGATCGGCCGGACGTTCCGCAGGTACTTCGCGTTCGAGCGGACGGCCTCGCGGTCGGTCACGCGCCGTCACCCCCGTTCGCGTCGCCCGCGTCGTCGGCGCCGCGGTCGCCGTCTGCCGCGTCGTCCCGCCACTTCTCGGCCGCCTCCCGGTAGCGGCGCGCGAACTCGTCGTCGTCGGCCGCCGCGAGCGCGGCCGCGGCCTCGGCGACGTCCGCGGCCCCCTCGAACGTCCGCTGTACGTCCGCGTACACGCGCGGGGTGCCGTCGGTCACGACCTCGACCAGTTCTCGGAGCTCCTCGTAGACCGGCGTCTCGAACCCCTCCGGGACGGGGTCGGCCGCGAGCGCGAACGCGAGGACGGCCGCGTGGGCCGCCGCCTGCACCGACTCCATCGCCTCGTCGTGTTCGGCCGCGGTCGTCTCGACGAGGTCGTTGCCCCGCGCTTCGAGGTCGGCGAGGAGGGCGTCGGTCACCGGTCCCGCGCGGTCGCGGACGACCGCGATCGACCCCGGGGCGCGCTCGGGCGCGAACAGGGGGTGGAGGCTGACCCGCTCGCGGTCGGGCGCGCGCTCGGCCATCGCCGACAGCGGCGGTGCCATAGCCCCCGAGACGTCGACGAGCGCGCGCTCGGCCCGGTCGGCGTGTGCCTCGATCGCTCGCTCGACGGCCCCCATCGGCACCGCGAGGCAGACGGCGTCGTAGCGGCCCTCGCCGTCGCCCGCGAGCGAGTCGACGTCCCCGCCGACGGCCCCGCCGACGGCCTCGGCGGCGGCCGCCGCGGCGTCGGGGTCGACGTCGGCGAACGTGACCGAGGCGTCGACCGCGCGCCCGAACCACGTCCCCATCGACCCCGCGCCGACGATCAGTACGTCCATCGGGCCACCGTACCCGCCGGCGTCGCAAAAGCCGTTCGATCCGGCGGGTTTCGCGGTCGGCGAGGGAGCGCCCGACCCCCGGCCGACTACTTACCGCCGCGGCCCTAACGACGACACATGAGAGTCGGCATCGTCGGCGCCGGCGCGGCCGCGGCGGCCGCGACGGTCGCCCTCTCGACGGAACGCCCCGACGCCGAGGTGACGGTCCTCGAGAAGTCCGGCGGCGTCGGCGGCCGGGCCGCGACCCGGCGCCGCGACGGCGTCGTCTACGACTACGGCGCGAACTACGTGAAGTCGGACGATCCGCGGGTCGTCGACCTGCTCACGGACGCCCTCGGGACCGACGGCCTCGTCGACGTCGCCGAACCGGTCTGGACGTTCGACCGGGACGGGACCGTCGCCGAGGGCCGGGACGACGACGCGCACAAGTGGACCTGCCGGGAGGGGCTGACGCAGGTCGCGAAGCGACTGTTCGCCCGGACCGACGCGACGATCCGTCGGGAGACGCGCGTCGAGACGGTCCGGCGAGGGGGAAGCGACGAGGACGACGCGTGGACCCTCGTCGACGCCGACGGGCGCGAGCGGGGGCCGTTCGACGCCGTCCTGCTGACCCCGCCGGCACCCCAGACGGCGACCCTCCTGGGCGACGCGGAGTGGGCCGACGACCGCCGCGCGGAACTCGCCGACGCGGCCGCCCTCGTCCCGTACCGGACGGTCTGGACCGGCGTCCTCCACTACCCGTTCGAACTCGACCGCCCCTACTACGCGCTCGTCGACGTCGACAGGACCCACGAGGTCGGCTGGATCGCCCGCGAGGAGTGCAAGCCCGGCCACGTCCCGGACGGCGAGTCGCTGCTCGTCGTTCAGGCGAGCCACGAGTGGTCCGTCGCGCGCTACGACGAGCCACCCGCGGAGAACCTCGCGGAACTCGCCGGCCACGCGGCCGCCCTCCTCGGCGACGACCGCCTCCGCGACCCCGACTGGACGGACCACCAGGGGTGGCGCTACGCGCTCCCGGAGGCCGGCGTCGACGACGGGCCGATCGACCGCGCGGCGTCGGCGGGGCTGTACGTCGCGGGCGACTGGGTCGCCGGCGAAGGGCGGGTCCACGCCGCGCTCCGGAACGGGCTCGACGTCGGCGACCGGATCGCACGCGAGCGGTGAGGTCGCCGTCGTTACTCGTCGAGTTCGTCCAGCCGGCGTTCGATCCGGGCGGTCGTCTCGTTCAGCCGCTCGACCGCCTCGACGAGCCGCCACAGCAGGTAGAGCGCGAGCACCGCGACGAGCGGGACGAGCAGCATTCCGAACCCGGTCTCCGGGAACACGATCAGGAGCAGGGCCGAGACCGCGACGGACAGCACGATGGCCGCGACGGTCGAACCGTCGTCGGCGATCGGCGGGCTGGAGTCGGTCGCCATCGGCCGACGTGAACGGCCCCGATCACGTAAGCGTTGCTGAACGTTCGTCGCGTCCTCACCGCTCGACTGGCTCGATCGAGACGGGGTAGTCGGTGAGGTTCTCGTAGCCGTCCTCGGTGACGACGACGAGGTCCTCGATCCGTACCCCGCCGACGTCGGGGTCGTAGAGTCCGGGCTCGATCGTGATCGCGTGGCCGGGTTCGAGTTCCTCCCCGACCGGCGACACGCTCGGAGGCTCGTGGACTTCGAGGCCGACGCCGTGGCCCGTGCTGTGGATGAACCCCGTCTCCGCGTCGGGGTCGCTGCGCAGGGTGTCGTAGCCGGCGTCCTCGATCACGTCGCAGGCGGCGTCGTGGACGGCCGCGCCGGTGACCCCCGCCTCGACGGCTTCGAGGGCGGCCTCGAACGCCTCCCGCGTGACCTCGTAGCGCCGTTTCACCTCCTCGCCTGGCTCCCCGCGGACGAACGTCCGGGTCATGTCGCCGAAGTACTTCGTCTCCTTGTCCCGCGGGAAGATGTCGATCACGATCGGCGAGTTCGGTTCGAGCGGTCCGCTACCGCGGTCGTGGGGGTCGGCGGCGTCGGCCCCGCAGGCGACGATGGTCTCGTCGAGCGCACAGCCGTGCCGGAGGAGTTCGATCTCTATCTCCGTTTTCACCCGCTCGCTCGTCAGCGGTTCGCCGTCGCGGACGAGGACGCCGTCCTCGACGTCCGCGCCCGCGATCAGCCCCTCGGCGACGGCCATCGCGGCCTCGTTGGCCGCCTGCGTCTCGCGGATCCACGCGACCTCCTCGTCGGTCTTGACCGCGCGCACGTCGGCGACGATTCCCTCCGGTTCGACGGTCACGGCGACCCCCTGCTCGCGGAGGCCGTCCGCGGTCCCCGTCGGGAACGTCCGCGGCACCGCGACCGAGTCGACGCCGTGGTCGTCGAGGAAGGCCGCGAGGCCGCGTGCCTTCGCCTCGTAGGGGCCGTACTCCTCGCGCAGTTCCTGGAAGTCGTACGCCGACGTCCGGGTCACGGTGTCGGCGTCGGCCTCCTTCGTCGCCCGGCCGTACTCGAGGCCCGACACCAGCAGGTGGACGCCGTCGTCGGTCACCAGCGTCTGGTAGGGGTCGGGCGCCGAGAAGCCCGAGACGTACCGCTGGTCGGCGTCCGAGGCGTCGTCGTCGATGAGATAGCCGTCCAGTCCCTCCGCGTCGAGGAACTCGCGCAGGGGCGAGAGGTCGACGTCCATGGCCGGCAGTGTGGCCGGGCGGCACATAACAGTTGTTGGCAATGTGGGTGATGTTATTCAGTTTGAGGGTGCCGCCGGGACGACCTCTTTCAGACGCTGAACTTCAGGTAAAATCCTTCCAAATTATCTCACTGAATTCTGATAATTCTCCCTCAGGAACTTCCCCGATTTCGAGTAAACCCGAGTCGTCAATCATGTTACTCAGGAATACGATGGCCTTCCAGTATTCCCCGTCCTCACTGAGGTCGTGATCGTCGTCTCGGTCGGCACCAATCGCGTTCGCCACCGTCCACATGTTGTACAGCAGCACCGCGTAGCCGAACAGGAACATTCGGTGTTCGATCTGACTCGATCCGGACTGTGGCAGAAACCGATTCTTGATCACTCGATATGAGGTCTCTACCCCCATCTGCCACGGAATTTCTCAGCCAGTACCTCCGCGCCGTTTCGCTCCTTGGTGGCGAATTCTCGCGGGTCGCGGTTGGTGTAGAACTGCGTCAGCGCGTCGGTCGGGTCGTCGAAGTCCTCTTTCTGGAGGCGTGACTTCTTCTCTTCCGGTAGCACAAACATGTAGTCGCGTCCGTCCTTGACGTCGCCGACACCCCATCGGAAGTCATCCCACTCCTTGTCTTCTTCCAGCATCTCCGCTTGAGTGATGCCTCTGAATTGCCATCTTGAACCTTCATCTAGAAGTGGGACCATTCAATTACGTTGCACAATTATCGAGTAGCACAGATGGATATCTCCGAGCGAAGTATACACAAAGTAGAGTCTCACCTTCAGGCTCTCAGTGCAGAGTATGGTGATTTTGAGCGAATTGAGAAGACGTGGAACGTCTCATTATCAACGTACCGAGGCATCGTTGAACGGTTTGAGCAAGGGGGCTTTGGGGGTGCAGGTGTATGGATCACGAATGAACCAGGGGCGGTTTTACTGGTACGTAACGAAGGGGATGAAGGCTGGTCTGACCCTGGGGGGAAAGTAGAGGGTGGTGAATCCTTCGAAGAGGGCGCAAAACGAGAAGTCCGGGAAGAAACAGGTGTCCAGTGCCGACTGACGGGCCTTTGCGAGGTACATATCATAACGCACCGACCTGACAACACAGACGTGCCCCCTATCCACGCACCAATCGTGATCTTCCACGGGGAGTACGTGTCTGGAGACCCACGGCCTCGTGAAGGCGAAATCGAAGAAGTTGGGTGGTTTCGAGAGCCGCCAGCGAATGTGCTATACGAGGAAGTGCGAACAAGACCGTACCCGGCTTGCGATTAATTCAACAGTTGTTGACGTAGCTGGTTCGAACGAGCCAGCTATATCGTCTGCTGCATACGCGTCTTGTATCCATCACGGCGTATTCTGACTGGAAATAGAAACGACCGCCTTCTTCCTCGAATAAGAGTCTACGGTTAATACTGTAAGCTGATGTTTCGCCCAAGTCGTTACTTCGTAATCAGTCACCCCTCGTCACAGACAACGTTCCGTAGCTCTTCGAGGAGTTCTGGGTGATGTTCCGCGAGAACATCGACATCTGTCTCCAACTCTTCGATTCTGCTACGCACACGATGGATTGCCTGGTATCGTTTTTCATCAGATACAGTAACCTCACCGGTAATTCTCTCACGGTCAGTCGTTGTCATAATGGCTCGGTATTTGCTCACGTACCGTGATTCAGAGACCATCTACTTCTACGTTAGCACCATAGCAACCTGACTTTGCATCATAGCAAATAGTTTGCTATAATGCTAAGTTCTAAGTTGATGGCCAATAGAGATGTGGCTGAGAAGCGCGGGATGGTTGAAAACGAGGCCGGTGTTGAAGGCACCGACCCCGCGCTTCGTGGAGCACACGAAGCATGAAGAACTCGACTCCAAAACCAGATGAAGGCATCGGGCTGAAGCTGTTAGACGAGATAGCGCAGATGGATATCCTGCTGCTGTCCGACGACAGTGAACCGCTCTATCGGGAACTGCTTGGAGCCAACGCGAAGACAAAACCGGAGGAGGTGGAACACCCCTGCGAGAAGATCACTGGTGAATACCGGGACGGTGGTGGGAACGAACGACCTGATCCGCCAGCAGCACATGGGTGGCGGCGCATACGGCTCTCTCGACGCGCTGAAGAACGCACTCGGTACTCGCTGACCCT
The Salinilacihabitans rarus DNA segment above includes these coding regions:
- a CDS encoding prephenate dehydrogenase, producing MDVLIVGAGSMGTWFGRAVDASVTFADVDPDAAAAAAEAVGGAVGGDVDSLAGDGEGRYDAVCLAVPMGAVERAIEAHADRAERALVDVSGAMAPPLSAMAERAPDRERVSLHPLFAPERAPGSIAVVRDRAGPVTDALLADLEARGNDLVETTAAEHDEAMESVQAAAHAAVLAFALAADPVPEGFETPVYEELRELVEVVTDGTPRVYADVQRTFEGAADVAEAAAALAAADDDEFARRYREAAEKWRDDAADGDRGADDAGDANGGDGA
- a CDS encoding NAD(P)/FAD-dependent oxidoreductase, encoding MRVGIVGAGAAAAAATVALSTERPDAEVTVLEKSGGVGGRAATRRRDGVVYDYGANYVKSDDPRVVDLLTDALGTDGLVDVAEPVWTFDRDGTVAEGRDDDAHKWTCREGLTQVAKRLFARTDATIRRETRVETVRRGGSDEDDAWTLVDADGRERGPFDAVLLTPPAPQTATLLGDAEWADDRRAELADAAALVPYRTVWTGVLHYPFELDRPYYALVDVDRTHEVGWIAREECKPGHVPDGESLLVVQASHEWSVARYDEPPAENLAELAGHAAALLGDDRLRDPDWTDHQGWRYALPEAGVDDGPIDRAASAGLYVAGDWVAGEGRVHAALRNGLDVGDRIARER
- a CDS encoding M24 family metallopeptidase, with translation MDVDLSPLREFLDAEGLDGYLIDDDASDADQRYVSGFSAPDPYQTLVTDDGVHLLVSGLEYGRATKEADADTVTRTSAYDFQELREEYGPYEAKARGLAAFLDDHGVDSVAVPRTFPTGTADGLREQGVAVTVEPEGIVADVRAVKTDEEVAWIRETQAANEAAMAVAEGLIAGADVEDGVLVRDGEPLTSERVKTEIEIELLRHGCALDETIVACGADAADPHDRGSGPLEPNSPIVIDIFPRDKETKYFGDMTRTFVRGEPGEEVKRRYEVTREAFEAALEAVEAGVTGAAVHDAACDVIEDAGYDTLRSDPDAETGFIHSTGHGVGLEVHEPPSVSPVGEELEPGHAITIEPGLYDPDVGGVRIEDLVVVTEDGYENLTDYPVSIEPVER
- a CDS encoding NUDIX hydrolase — protein: MDISERSIHKVESHLQALSAEYGDFERIEKTWNVSLSTYRGIVERFEQGGFGGAGVWITNEPGAVLLVRNEGDEGWSDPGGKVEGGESFEEGAKREVREETGVQCRLTGLCEVHIITHRPDNTDVPPIHAPIVIFHGEYVSGDPRPREGEIEEVGWFREPPANVLYEEVRTRPYPACD